A genomic region of Blattabacterium cuenoti contains the following coding sequences:
- a CDS encoding FtsW/RodA/SpoVE family cell cycle protein — MNMKKIDILRYLKGDKYLWAFITLLALFSFLPVYSASTNLVTTYGETNTVFGYLFKHALFLLVGFCILFFTQFIDYKYFYRMSILSIPIVSILLVFTIIQGKELDGVNASRWLHIPIINISFQTSSIAGLVLFIYCARYLAQKKKERMNLIDSFFPLIFPIFLIIGLIFPANGSTAVLVFISVLIILFIGGYPFTGVIGILLMGILAAGIYIYSVIKWGDKNPMNRVYTWKSRIENFLDHDSEESYQMKQSKTAIVLGNKFGRGPGKSVLKAFLPQSSSDFIYAIIIEEYGSIGGILLLFIYILILLRIMVISTKIQNYFCSLLVLSVGFPIINQALINMGIAVGLFPVTGQTLPLISAGGTSMWVTFFSFGIILSVSRIIYDPPYEDMEKRNSNSS, encoded by the coding sequence ATGAATATGAAAAAAATAGATATTTTGAGATATCTAAAAGGAGATAAATATTTATGGGCTTTCATTACTTTATTAGCTCTATTTTCTTTTTTACCTGTATACTCAGCGAGTACTAATTTGGTTACTACATATGGAGAAACGAATACTGTATTCGGTTATTTATTCAAACATGCCCTTTTTTTGTTAGTGGGTTTTTGCATTCTTTTTTTTACTCAGTTTATAGACTATAAATATTTTTATCGTATGTCTATACTTTCAATCCCTATAGTCTCAATTTTACTTGTTTTCACAATTATTCAAGGAAAAGAACTAGATGGAGTCAATGCTTCTCGTTGGTTACATATCCCTATTATTAATATATCTTTTCAAACTTCCAGTATTGCTGGATTAGTTCTGTTTATTTACTGTGCTAGATATTTAGCTCAAAAAAAGAAAGAACGGATGAACTTGATCGACTCTTTTTTTCCCTTGATTTTTCCCATATTTTTGATTATTGGACTTATATTCCCCGCTAATGGTTCTACTGCGGTACTTGTTTTTATTTCAGTTTTAATTATTCTTTTTATAGGAGGATATCCATTTACTGGAGTTATAGGTATTTTATTGATGGGAATCCTAGCAGCAGGAATATACATTTACTCTGTAATAAAATGGGGAGATAAAAATCCCATGAATAGAGTTTATACATGGAAAAGTCGTATAGAAAATTTTTTGGATCATGATTCTGAAGAAAGTTATCAAATGAAACAATCTAAAACAGCTATTGTTTTAGGAAATAAGTTTGGTCGTGGACCTGGAAAAAGCGTTCTGAAAGCTTTTCTTCCACAATCTTCTTCAGACTTTATTTATGCAATTATTATAGAAGAATATGGATCTATTGGAGGGATTTTACTTCTGTTTATTTATATTCTTATTTTGTTGAGAATTATGGTAATTTCTACGAAAATACAAAATTATTTTTGTTCTTTGTTGGTTCTTTCTGTTGGGTTTCCTATTATTAATCAAGCACTCATTAATATGGGAATAGCTGTTGGTTTATTTCCTGTGACAGGACAAACTTTGCCATTAATTAGCGCTGGAGGAACTTCTATGTGGGTAACTTTTTTTAGTTTTGGGATCATATTAAGTGTGAGCAGAATCATATATGATCCTCCTTATGAAGACATGGAAAAAAGGAATTCAAATTCATCATGA
- the murG gene encoding undecaprenyldiphospho-muramoylpentapeptide beta-N-acetylglucosaminyltransferase: protein MKNISPRIIIGSGGTGGHIYPGIAIADELKNKIPNVNILFIGSRKHMEMQEIPKFGYPIEGICISGGKDKLFSIAGFFLSMELIYSFFLVKKILEKFSPNIVIGTGGYVSFPTLYAAEKKKIPILLQEQNSFPGFTNRIFSRYAKKICIGYEEAKKYFPKEKTIMTGNPVRSDILQKLLSRDQACIHLGLKANRPIILSIGGSQGSNSINKAWMKGLKKLIHLDIQLIWQVGKVDIHNIKKNRISHHHNFLLMEFIENIPICYAAADIIVSRAGALTISEICLIGKPYILIPFPWSSDDHQNKNAKILADKEAALIIKNEEIEKKLVDSTIELLNDSSRKKKMSRNILKLGKPKATNDIVNEILQIINL from the coding sequence ATGAAAAATATTTCACCTAGAATAATTATTGGTAGTGGAGGCACTGGAGGGCATATTTATCCAGGGATAGCGATAGCAGATGAATTGAAAAATAAGATTCCAAATGTTAATATTTTATTTATTGGTTCCAGGAAGCACATGGAAATGCAAGAAATTCCGAAATTTGGATATCCAATTGAAGGAATTTGTATTTCAGGAGGAAAAGATAAATTATTTTCTATAGCAGGCTTTTTTTTATCTATGGAACTGATATATAGTTTTTTTTTAGTAAAGAAAATTTTAGAAAAATTTTCTCCGAACATAGTTATTGGAACAGGAGGATACGTTAGTTTTCCAACTCTATATGCTGCAGAAAAAAAGAAAATTCCTATTCTACTTCAAGAACAGAATTCTTTTCCTGGATTTACCAATAGAATATTTTCTCGTTATGCTAAAAAAATATGTATTGGTTATGAAGAAGCCAAAAAATATTTTCCAAAAGAAAAAACTATAATGACGGGAAATCCCGTTAGATCCGACATCTTACAAAAATTACTCAGTAGAGATCAGGCTTGTATTCATTTAGGATTGAAAGCGAATAGACCTATTATTTTGTCTATAGGTGGAAGTCAAGGATCCAATAGTATTAATAAAGCTTGGATGAAAGGGTTAAAAAAACTGATTCATCTAGATATACAACTTATTTGGCAAGTAGGAAAAGTAGATATTCATAATATAAAAAAAAATAGGATTTCTCATCATCATAATTTCCTTTTAATGGAGTTTATTGAAAATATTCCGATATGTTATGCCGCAGCAGATATCATTGTATCTAGAGCTGGTGCTTTAACTATATCAGAAATATGCTTAATAGGAAAACCCTATATATTAATTCCTTTTCCTTGGTCATCAGATGACCATCAAAATAAAAATGCTAAAATATTAGCGGATAAAGAGGCTGCTTTGATCATTAAAAATGAGGAAATAGAGAAAAAATTAGTGGATTCTACTATAGAACTACTTAATGATTCTAGCAGAAAAAAAAAAATGAGTAGGAATATTTTAAAATTAGGAAAACCTAAAGCCACGAACGATATTGTCAACGAGATTTTACAGATTATTAATTTATGA
- the murC gene encoding UDP-N-acetylmuramate--L-alanine ligase, protein MNLNQIDAFYFLGIGGMGMSSLALYFHYMGKKVSGYDRYKTIITKKLEKEGVLINYHDSTEFLPEWIHSTRCLIVYTPAIPDNHKQWMFLKQYGKNIKKRSQVLALITENKICIAIGGTHGKTTTCILLGHIFHCTGKKVTAFLGGISENYQSNLILNHETEIFLVEADEFDHSFLHLSPNIACITSLDQDHVDTYPKKEALIQAYIDFSNKIKSPYKKLFLSKKKGESFPFKNAIYYSVGKGENYYSNHLLIKENQWFFDFHTPKETWKSLPLPIPGLHNLKNVTAALAISDYLKIKEKDVRKSLFLFKGIKRRYSIHYKSRKKIYIDDYAHHPTEINALISTIRTCFPDKKILGIFQPHLFSRTKFFFKEFAKSLEKLDLLILLDIYPARELPIKGVSSNSLLDKIKMNSKNKELVHISNVLEKIEKKNFDILLTIGAGNIDTLILPIKKWLYKRYG, encoded by the coding sequence ATGAATCTAAATCAAATTGATGCTTTTTATTTTCTAGGAATAGGAGGAATGGGAATGAGTTCCTTAGCTCTATACTTTCATTACATGGGAAAAAAAGTTTCTGGATATGATAGATATAAAACCATTATCACAAAAAAATTAGAAAAAGAGGGCGTATTGATCAATTATCATGATAGTACAGAATTTTTGCCTGAATGGATTCATTCTACACGATGTTTAATTGTTTATACCCCCGCTATTCCAGATAATCATAAACAATGGATGTTTCTGAAACAATATGGAAAAAATATAAAAAAACGTTCTCAGGTATTAGCTTTAATTACAGAAAATAAAATTTGTATAGCTATAGGAGGAACACATGGAAAAACCACTACTTGTATTTTACTAGGACATATATTCCATTGTACTGGAAAAAAGGTTACGGCTTTTTTAGGAGGGATATCTGAAAATTATCAATCTAATCTTATTTTGAATCATGAAACGGAAATATTCTTGGTAGAAGCAGACGAATTTGACCACTCTTTTTTACATTTATCTCCGAATATAGCATGTATTACGTCTTTAGATCAAGATCATGTAGATACTTATCCAAAAAAAGAAGCATTGATACAGGCTTATATAGATTTTTCCAATAAAATAAAAAGTCCATATAAAAAACTATTCCTTAGTAAAAAGAAAGGAGAATCTTTTCCGTTTAAAAATGCTATCTATTATTCGGTAGGAAAAGGAGAAAATTATTATTCAAATCATCTTTTGATAAAAGAAAATCAATGGTTTTTTGATTTTCATACTCCGAAAGAAACCTGGAAATCTCTTCCATTACCTATTCCAGGTTTACATAATTTAAAAAATGTCACGGCAGCTTTAGCTATATCTGACTATTTGAAAATAAAAGAGAAAGATGTTCGAAAATCCTTATTTTTATTTAAAGGGATCAAAAGAAGGTACTCGATCCATTATAAATCTAGAAAAAAAATATATATAGATGATTATGCCCATCATCCTACAGAAATAAACGCATTAATTAGCACTATAAGAACATGTTTTCCGGATAAAAAAATATTAGGAATATTCCAACCCCATTTATTTAGTAGGACTAAATTCTTCTTCAAAGAATTTGCCAAAAGTTTAGAAAAATTGGACCTTTTAATTTTATTAGATATTTATCCAGCCAGGGAATTACCAATTAAGGGAGTTAGTTCTAATAGTTTATTAGATAAAATAAAAATGAATTCTAAAAATAAAGAATTGGTCCATATATCCAATGTTTTAGAAAAAATTGAAAAAAAAAATTTTGACATTCTACTTACAATAGGTGCAGGAAATATTGATACATTGATCCTCCCTATCAAAAAATGGTTATATAAACGATATGGATAA
- a CDS encoding cell division protein FtsQ/DivIB has product MEKFNIIIDPLSQDHFVNEEIINKLLKIEKNKKKIGQLCIFTMEQKLNNYPFIKKSEVFLSVDGTLNIKILQKEPILRIKNGNQEYYLTKEAEDLELSSIYSSKVLLAKGSFSKEEKKHLADLVKTINSDELLKNQIISIKKTVPNLFILIPKIGNHHIILGNIKDFKSKLNKLKAFYKQYINKIDMNQYQSIDLQYKDQVVAKKR; this is encoded by the coding sequence TTGGAAAAGTTCAATATTATCATCGATCCATTATCTCAGGATCATTTTGTAAATGAAGAAATTATTAATAAACTTCTAAAAATAGAAAAAAATAAAAAAAAAATCGGTCAATTATGTATATTCACCATGGAACAAAAATTAAATAATTACCCTTTTATAAAAAAATCGGAAGTATTTCTTAGTGTAGATGGGACTCTGAATATTAAAATTTTGCAAAAAGAACCTATTTTAAGAATAAAAAATGGAAATCAAGAATATTATCTTACTAAAGAAGCGGAAGATTTAGAACTTTCTTCTATTTATTCTTCCAAAGTTCTTTTAGCAAAAGGATCCTTTTCAAAGGAAGAAAAAAAACATTTAGCTGATTTAGTCAAAACTATAAATTCAGATGAATTATTAAAAAACCAAATTATTAGTATAAAAAAAACGGTTCCTAACTTATTTATTTTGATTCCTAAAATAGGTAATCATCATATTATATTAGGAAATATCAAAGATTTTAAAAGTAAATTGAATAAATTAAAGGCTTTTTATAAGCAGTATATAAATAAAATCGATATGAATCAATATCAAAGTATTGATTTACAATATAAGGACCAAGTAGTCGCAAAAAAAAGATAA